In Mastomys coucha isolate ucsf_1 unplaced genomic scaffold, UCSF_Mcou_1 pScaffold20, whole genome shotgun sequence, one DNA window encodes the following:
- the LOC116098813 gene encoding olfactory receptor 2F1-like, producing the protein MKRDNATWVSEFILIGLSTDKHIQAALFVLFGVTYLLTLLGNGLIVLLIALDPRLHLPMYFFLCHLSVVDICYTSSGVPQMLAHFLIEKKSISFALCGTQLFFALTLGGTEFLLLAAMAYDRYVAVCDPLRYTVVMSPRLCMSLAGVSWFVGVVNSAVETAVTMRLPTCGHNVLNHVACETLALVRLACVDITLNQVVILVSSVVVLLVPCSLVSLSYAHIVAAIMKIRSTQGRRKAFETCASHLTVVSMSYGMALFTYMQPRSTASAEQDKLVVLFYAVVTPMLNPLIYSLRNKDVKAAFSRVLMKNFELKN; encoded by the coding sequence ACAATGCAACCTGGGTAAGTGAGTTTATCCTCATTGGTCTCTCCACTGACAAACACATCCAAGCTGCACTCTTTGTCCTCTTTGGGGTCACCTACCTACTGACTCTGCTGGGCAATGGACTCATCGTCCTGCTGATTGCACTGGACCCACGACTCCATCTGCCCATGTATTTCTTCCTCTGTCACCTGTCAGTGGTGGACATCTGCTACACCTCCAGTGGGGTCCCCCAGATGCTGGCACACTTCCTCATAGAGAAAAAGTCCATCTCTTTTGCCTTATGTGGGACCCAGCTCTTCTTTGCTCTGACTCTTGGGGGAACTGAGTTTCTGTTGCTGGCTGCGATGGCCTATGATCGCTATGTGGCTGTCTGTGATCCACTAAGGTACACAGTGGTGATGAGCCCTAGGCTCTGCATGAGTCTAGCAGGTGTCTCTTGGTTTGTAGGTGTAGTTAATTCTGCTGTGGAGACAGCAGTCACAATGCGCCTTCCCACCTGTGGGCACAATGTGCTCAACCATGTGGCCTGTGAGACACTGGCACTGGTCAGGCTGGCCTGTGTGGACATCACCCTCAACCAAGTGGTGATACTGGTTTCTAGTGTGGTGGTGCTACTGGTGCCCTGCTCCCTGGTCTCTCTGTCCTATGCCCACATTGTGGCTGCCATCATGAAGATCCGCTCTACCCAGGGACGCCGCAAAGCTTTTGAGACCTGTGCCTCCCACCTGACTGTGGTCTCCATGTCTTATGGGATGGCCCTCTTCACCTACATGCAGCCCCGGTCTACAGCCTCTGCTGAGCAGGACAAATTGGTTGTGCTATTCTATGCTGTGGTCACCCCCATGCTGAATCCTCTTATCTATAGTCTGAGGAACAAGGATGTGAAGGCTGCCTTCAGTCGAGTGCTGATGAAGAACTTTGAGTTAAAGAATTAG